aAATTACTTTAGAATAGCTTTATTACATATTAAGATGCACAATGCAAAATTATTGTGAGGCCAGGACTATGGGGGCAGTTGTAAAAACTCTGAGAAATTGCATTTGTTTACCATGACTTTGGTTTTACTATAGTCTTCCACTATGTAACCAAACATGATTTATTTGGTAGAGGTGGTTTTGTGAAGAGAGTTAGAGTAGAGAGTAGTCCAACCTTGTTAATAGGAGAGAATAAGGGgtaagagagaagagagatgaGACTCATCACCTTTTGTGGTCTCTACGAAttgaagagaaagtgagagtgTGTGACATTTTACATGCTTTTATATTTTATTCTTCTATCATTAttacattttccaaatttttttcttaCAAGAGCAAAAttattacatttatttataaaatcaaGACAACACCTTAAGTTGCCAACAGAACACTAGATTGTTTATTCCAATTTTATTTCTTATTCACATCCTATTACTATCCTAATAACCAAATTGCAcatccttcatcttctttccCAGCATAAACAATTAGTTACTATTTGAAAGAAATTAAAGCTGTATTAAGGATGGAAGTCTTCGTTAAGGGTAAATACCAAATGCCCAAATTTTCCAAACGGGTACAAACCCAAATTAGAGAAGAGGGATTGACAGAGATGAAGAAGTGATGGAGGTTGTGGTCCTGCAATGGAAGGAATTAGAGTCTAAGAGAGATAAGACGTGATGGAGGTTGTGTGCAGCAATGGAAGGAATTATAgtctaagagagagagaaagagtacaTATCACAAAAGgttgagtgggagagagagagtgatGGAGCTTCTGTACAAGTCTGAATTGGAGAGGGAGTGTAGATTGGAAAATTACTTTAGTATCCTTATCAAGTGACTTAATTTAAAAAGTGATAGATGAGCTTTTTGTCCAAAGAAAAAGATGTATGTTGCTAAGTGGGTGTGCATTAGTattccccatatatatatatatatatataaaagatagaagttttatttgataaaaaatcaattttctccATTCTCACTTTTtgtttcatcaaatgagcagaGTGTCTGTCCACatcattctttctcttttatttttatcattaaacaaaaactacaaaatCTACTCAATTTCTAACATTTTTCTCTCTACTATTTTCgatcttctctctttctctattCTCTCTTTCTTCCCTCGATGATACGCAACATGAATGTATGTTTTATATTGTATATCCTAATTTACATTATACATCTCAAAAGTGAAAATATCAAATATGACCCTTATATAATAGAAAGAATAGGCTGCCCTTGCCACTACAATAAATTTTCTGTTTTTCCACTATGGTTGTGACCGTTTCATACTTTCATGTGCTGTCATGAATAGATGGTTCCTGCCCTGAGTTTGTAAACATCCATACCCCAAATCTGATGCAAAATTGCCTCCCTGCCTGCTTCCACCTATGCATGGAAAAAAGCACTTTTTAATGTGGCCAATCAAAACCACCGTGGATTCAAAAAAAGTTGTTATAATTTCAacctcaaaataaaaaaaaaggtagtTTATTTaaccaaaattaaataaaaaattaaaagaggtGACAGGTAAGAGACTATAGACAGTTGTGTATGTTtgcataatataatataaaaaggGTTGTTCTTCACTAGCTCTCACTCACTGCCAGACCATATGCCagtttggaaaaaaaatcatttccttttctttttcaaatccCATTAATGCTGCTGCCAATTGAACACCTCTGGCAGCACCTAGCTTTCACACACCTTCTAACTCAGATCTTCCATCCAAACAAGTTACCAATTCCTCTCAATCAATTCTAATCACACTTTCAAGTTATATCTTCTCTGCTCCAACAAACTCaaagttcatcatcatcatcaacaatgCAAGACTCAATTGGGATTCCTGCTTGCTTTTCTTCATCAATTGATGATCGTGATGGAGCTGTGACCCGTTCAGGCCAGAGCGTGTACATGTCTGTATACAGAACAAAGATAGCTGGTCACTGCCGCATTATCACCATCACCTGGTGCAAAAACTTGCTGCTTCATGGTCTATCAGTCTCAGTGGAAGGTCCACAAGGAGATACCCAATTCAGCTGCAAGGTTGAGCTAAAACCATGGTACTTTTGGAGAAAACAAGGCTCCAAGCGATTCACAGTAGATCACGGCAAAGAAATTGAAGTTTTCTGGGACCTTAAGGCGGCGAAATTCAACGGCGAAACAGAACCAGCCTCTGATTACTATGTAGCAGTGGTTTGTGATCAAGAGGTTGTTCTGCTTCTGGGTGATCTGAAGAAAGATGCGTACAGAAGAACAGGTTGCAGGCCAGCGCTGATTGACCCAATCCTTGTTTCGAAGAAGGAGCACGTTTTCGGGAAGAGAAAATTCTCAACCAGAGCCAAGTTCCATGAGAAAGGTAGGTGCCATGAGATCTCAATTGAGTGCAAGAATAACAGAATTAGCAGCAGCAATAATGGAGGAGATATTGTAGAGTGTTTGAGAGGGGTTCAGATTCAGCCAGAGATGGAGATAAGATTTGATGGGCAATTGGTGATCCATGTGAAACACTTGCAGTGGAAATTTAGAGGGAATGAGTCTATTCATCTCAACAAGGTGAGAGTTGAGGTGTATTGGGATGTTCATGACTGGCTTTTCAGTCCTGGTTTAAAGCATGCTTTGTTCATTTTTAAGCCAGTTTTTTTGTCTAGTTCTCTGTCATCtatgtcttcatcttcaccacctttgtcatcttcatcctcatccaCTACTCCATTATCAACTCAGACTGAGAGTTCTGGGTCATTATTGGAGGGTCGTAGTGGGAGTGAATCATCAGATTTTTGCTTGTTTCTTTATGCTTGGAAGACTGAATGAAAAGGATACATATTATGTGTCATCAATCATCCTAAAGGTATTATCATgatcatatcatatcatcaGCAAGGaattttttctcataatcaattctaacGTCAGAAGCAACTCATATTAGTTTCTGATCAAAATTATGTAAGCTTCAAAATCAACTATAGAAAGATTTGTAAGCACACAAATTGAAAGGgaatggtggtgatggtgatgcaGATTGAGATTGAGATTGGTTTGAGTTTGAGACTTGTGAGAAAGAGGGATCTTTGTATTGAGGAGGCCAGTGGGGCCACAGAGAGGTTTTGGGAGTTAGCTACAGCTGGGGTTTGAACAGTGGCACTAGCCCATAATGGACGAAACAGATTGAGTCACTCACACATGCTTAATAATATTTCTCCATCCAGAGGCAGCTGGGTCTACATCTGTCATCTACCACTTTGGAAAAATTATTCTCTTTCCTCAATTTCGTGATCTAATCTTGAGAAGAGAGTTGTATATGTGTCAATCAATCACAGGTGTATGCTATCTAAATTATTATGCATATAATAGAAATATAAACAACAGATTAATGAACTGAATGTCTGTATTTGCCAAAAAGAAGCTCATGCATGTGAATGAAATTAATACAAGTTAGAAACACAAGAATTCAAAACTCTAAAGTAGGAATGGCAACAactatatgttgatatatgttgaaggtatgaaaaatggtagaaagggggggtttgaataacgttttcaagataaaactttcaccttaaagattttaacaaatctttcgagaacttacgTGCTaaggataagagatagaaaaacacacaaggattttatcctggttcacttgataaatccctcaagctaatccagtccacccgttaaggtgatttcttccttcttagaatgaaggcaatccactaatcaggtaagtgttacaactgcacttgaaacctacaagtgactaacaattacactgacttagctcacactaagattcactctcttagtcttctctaggatccgatcaaccttgatctcctaaaggtaactaaacaaactgtttaagaaagaatgtttacaagagatttgcttctgaaaagataatagtaaacacaatgaaatttaagatgaaagaatgcttgaaggtttttgaatatagcttgcgcttgtgtaattcttccaaccgcatctttcaatcttcagcctctatttatactccaaggattagggtttgaacgctgcatgagaatgctaccgttggagggcagttctggaaattccagcttctgctgtggctgagaacgttaggtaggtcgtcaggaaagtacatttgcttttgtacttggatagtgacttgacctttaaacctaggagacttctgatcaggggaatgcttcatgttggaacttgtgaagtcggttgatcagagtcagagggaaagcacagatcctctgaacgttgtatcttctgattctgaacacAGAGGGAAGTACAgtgtcttcagagtttcttgcttctggacatcagagtttccactattcagcttctggatcttcagagtcttctacaccatcagaacatctgaaccttcagagtttcttggttgtcagaacttctggatcttcagaacttcttgtgactgagtccttatcagagcttgtataacttcagatcttctgaagcttttctactgttcata
This is a stretch of genomic DNA from Lotus japonicus ecotype B-129 chromosome 1, LjGifu_v1.2. It encodes these proteins:
- the LOC130734681 gene encoding uncharacterized protein LOC130734681 codes for the protein MQDSIGIPACFSSSIDDRDGAVTRSGQSVYMSVYRTKIAGHCRIITITWCKNLLLHGLSVSVEGPQGDTQFSCKVELKPWYFWRKQGSKRFTVDHGKEIEVFWDLKAAKFNGETEPASDYYVAVVCDQEVVLLLGDLKKDAYRRTGCRPALIDPILVSKKEHVFGKRKFSTRAKFHEKGRCHEISIECKNNRISSSNNGGDIVECLRGVQIQPEMEIRFDGQLVIHVKHLQWKFRGNESIHLNKVRVEVYWDVHDWLFSPGLKHALFIFKPVFLSSSLSSMSSSSPPLSSSSSSTTPLSTQTESSGSLLEGRSGSESSDFCLFLYAWKTE